The Georgenia faecalis genome includes a window with the following:
- a CDS encoding glycosyltransferase has translation MEDIVTEVREGLGGREVALTLSAAGADAVRAVGAEWLLAAVRALDLAHPGHPLELVLRTNRSEPMPEGWAVQPAVAGQTFVEGTGVGRLSVRGEADVPAVWRMLQMPHPDLLVRDGEYTFIAPTDPLRRRVGALYSALYHRAPLLLDTWRQNRNSIPAATRSPMHPKAPHLEPVGAVTGPRTADLGGRPAAWIAMHWLTPAGAESWAFTSAEIARDAGYEVVITVDRSAPQKAVARALEITPYVYLAANVLTGEDWDGFLRGVLDRHDVEVLHIHHSARAYAFLPELRHISPGVHVVDSTHVVEHRTGGFVRQSLEYSNLVDHHHVISPELRDLYTLDAGVSRDKVSYRPLTGGSTHPGAAAGARPARRPGDPLRVGFLGRLAPQKRPFLFVELARRLHRSQPDAFTFLMQGSGPLEPQVSGQIARSGLNGVITRRAWGPVGDFFADVDVLVITSDNEGLTLTSLEADEHGVLVVSADVGSQRTVVAPVALAPRPPQQFLRRTIEVLKHLAADEGALERAYAAQRSLLDELRAAEGAADFLTTYYRTLKER, from the coding sequence GTGGAAGACATCGTGACCGAGGTGCGCGAGGGCCTGGGCGGCCGGGAGGTGGCGCTCACGCTGAGCGCCGCCGGCGCGGACGCCGTCCGCGCGGTGGGCGCCGAGTGGCTGCTCGCGGCGGTACGGGCCCTCGACCTCGCGCACCCGGGCCACCCGCTCGAGCTGGTGCTGCGGACCAACCGCAGCGAGCCGATGCCCGAGGGCTGGGCCGTCCAGCCGGCGGTCGCCGGCCAGACCTTCGTCGAGGGCACCGGCGTGGGCCGCCTGTCGGTGCGGGGCGAGGCCGACGTCCCCGCCGTGTGGCGCATGCTGCAGATGCCCCACCCCGACCTCCTGGTCCGGGACGGGGAGTACACCTTCATCGCGCCGACCGACCCGCTGCGCCGGCGGGTCGGCGCGCTGTACAGCGCGCTGTACCACCGGGCTCCGCTGCTGCTCGACACGTGGCGGCAGAACCGCAACAGCATCCCGGCGGCCACCCGTTCGCCCATGCACCCCAAGGCCCCCCACCTCGAGCCGGTCGGCGCCGTCACCGGGCCGCGCACCGCGGACCTGGGCGGCCGGCCCGCGGCGTGGATCGCCATGCACTGGCTCACCCCCGCCGGCGCCGAGTCGTGGGCGTTCACCTCCGCCGAGATCGCGCGCGACGCCGGCTACGAGGTGGTCATCACCGTCGACCGCAGCGCCCCGCAGAAGGCGGTGGCCCGGGCCCTGGAGATCACCCCGTACGTCTACCTCGCGGCCAACGTCCTCACGGGCGAGGACTGGGACGGCTTCCTGCGCGGGGTCCTCGACCGCCACGACGTCGAGGTCCTCCACATCCACCACTCCGCCCGCGCGTACGCCTTCCTGCCCGAGCTGCGGCACATCAGCCCCGGGGTGCACGTCGTCGACAGCACGCACGTCGTCGAGCACCGCACCGGCGGGTTCGTGCGGCAGAGCCTGGAGTACTCCAACCTCGTCGACCACCACCACGTCATCAGCCCCGAGCTGCGCGACCTGTACACGCTCGACGCCGGCGTGAGCCGCGACAAGGTCTCCTACCGCCCGCTCACCGGCGGGAGCACCCACCCCGGGGCCGCCGCCGGTGCGCGCCCGGCCCGCCGGCCCGGCGACCCCCTGCGGGTGGGCTTCCTCGGCCGGCTCGCGCCGCAGAAGCGCCCGTTCCTCTTCGTCGAGCTGGCCCGCCGGCTGCACCGCTCCCAGCCCGACGCCTTCACGTTCCTCATGCAGGGGTCCGGACCCCTCGAGCCGCAGGTGAGCGGGCAGATCGCGCGCAGCGGCCTCAACGGGGTCATCACCCGGCGGGCGTGGGGGCCGGTGGGCGACTTCTTCGCCGACGTCGACGTCCTCGTCATCACCAGCGACAACGAGGGCCTCACCCTCACGTCCCTCGAGGCCGACGAGCACGGCGTACTCGTGGTGTCGGCCGACGTCGGCAGCCAGCGGACCGTCGTCGCGCCCGTCGCGCTGGCGCCCCGCCCGCCGCAGCAGTTCCTGCGCCGCACCATCGAGGTCCTCAAGCACCTGGCCGCCGACGAGGGCGCCCTCGAGCGCGCCTACGCCGCGCAGCGCTCGCTCCTCGACGAGCTGCGCGCCGCCGAGGGCGCCGCCGACTTCCTCACCACCTACTACCGCACCCTCAAGGAGCGTTGA
- a CDS encoding glycosyltransferase family 2 protein encodes MRVAAVVVTYNRMALLEQTLEALEHQTRPVDHIVIIDNASTDGTDDYLAARTPGVPTTVRRMKENTGGAGGFSTGTELAYGLGMDAIWLMDDDTVPQADALGPLVRDLEDAETRLGAMPSFACSLVLWKDGSLCEMNTPEPTWDWARPLTQGAPYTLMKSCSFVSCLVTREAVHAVGLPSANFFIWYDDAEYTQRLSKFRPGIFVPDSKVNHLLPQNRGVNFGDVNEGNVWKFEYGVRNQIATAIKFRSPTIAASLVENMIKQLRGAGVPKPLVLRLVKAAARGVVFRPEVKRARTVR; translated from the coding sequence ATGCGCGTCGCCGCAGTCGTAGTCACCTACAACCGGATGGCACTGCTCGAGCAGACCCTGGAGGCGCTCGAGCACCAGACGCGTCCCGTCGACCACATCGTCATCATCGACAACGCCTCGACCGACGGCACCGACGACTACCTCGCCGCCCGCACGCCGGGCGTGCCGACGACGGTGCGGCGGATGAAGGAGAACACCGGCGGCGCCGGCGGCTTCTCCACGGGCACCGAGCTCGCCTACGGCCTGGGCATGGACGCCATCTGGCTCATGGACGACGACACCGTGCCCCAGGCCGACGCGCTGGGGCCGCTCGTGCGCGACCTCGAGGACGCCGAGACGCGCCTGGGCGCCATGCCGAGCTTCGCGTGCAGCCTCGTCCTGTGGAAGGACGGCTCCTTGTGCGAGATGAACACCCCGGAGCCCACCTGGGACTGGGCCCGTCCGCTCACCCAGGGCGCCCCGTACACGCTGATGAAGTCGTGCTCGTTCGTCTCCTGCCTCGTCACGCGCGAGGCGGTGCACGCCGTCGGGCTGCCCTCGGCGAACTTCTTCATCTGGTACGACGACGCGGAGTACACCCAGCGGCTGTCGAAGTTCCGGCCGGGGATCTTCGTCCCCGACTCCAAGGTGAACCACCTGCTGCCGCAGAACCGGGGCGTCAACTTCGGTGACGTCAACGAGGGCAACGTGTGGAAGTTCGAGTACGGCGTGCGCAACCAGATCGCCACGGCGATCAAGTTCCGCAGCCCCACCATCGCCGCGTCGCTGGTCGAGAACATGATCAAGCAGCTGCGCGGCGCGGGGGTGCCGAAGCCGCTCGTCCTGCGGCTGGTCAAGGCGGCCGCCCGCGGCGTGGTGTTCCGGCCGGAGGTCAAGCGGGCGCGCACCGTCCGGTGA
- the manA gene encoding mannose-6-phosphate isomerase, class I: MLRMSGVPRDYPWGSPSAIHDLVGTVPDGAPLAELWFGGHRSGPAPLAAGGDLSALIAADPVGTLGADVHARFGPALPFLLKLIAPERPLSLQVHPDLERARTRFAAEDAAGIPLDAPERNYRDPNHKPELVYALTTFEAMCGFRAPRRAAELLSDLDVPLARELHATLRADPTAEGMRAAFTSLLDGATRPGAAAVAEVVQACRHRLADGSPSPRADRTVVTLADAYPGDPGVVASLLLNPVTLRRGEALFIPAGGVHAYLSGIGVEVMASSDNTLRAGLTDKHVDVDEVLACVDCVAAPPIRLAPETFHGATRVYYAPVDDFELSVTVLGEGDCADGPRPLPGRGPRVLVCLDGAVEVSTADDVLSLGRGEAAFVRADDGPLRVAGVGTVVQADVP, from the coding sequence ATGCTCCGGATGAGCGGCGTCCCGCGGGACTACCCGTGGGGCTCGCCGTCCGCGATCCACGACCTCGTCGGCACCGTCCCCGACGGCGCGCCGCTCGCGGAGCTGTGGTTCGGCGGCCACCGCAGCGGGCCGGCGCCGCTCGCGGCGGGCGGGGACCTCAGCGCGCTCATCGCCGCCGACCCCGTGGGCACCCTGGGCGCCGACGTCCACGCCCGCTTCGGCCCCGCGCTGCCGTTCCTCCTCAAGCTCATCGCGCCCGAGCGCCCCCTCTCCCTCCAGGTCCACCCCGACCTCGAGCGGGCCCGCACCCGGTTCGCAGCGGAGGACGCCGCCGGCATCCCCCTGGACGCCCCGGAGCGCAACTACCGGGACCCCAACCACAAGCCCGAGCTCGTCTACGCGCTCACGACGTTCGAGGCGATGTGCGGATTCCGGGCGCCCCGGCGCGCCGCGGAGCTCCTCTCCGACCTCGACGTGCCCCTCGCCCGCGAGCTGCACGCCACGCTGCGGGCGGACCCGACGGCGGAGGGGATGCGGGCCGCGTTCACCTCGCTGCTCGACGGCGCCACCCGGCCGGGCGCGGCGGCCGTGGCCGAGGTGGTGCAGGCCTGCCGCCACCGCCTGGCGGACGGGTCGCCCTCACCCCGGGCGGACCGCACCGTCGTCACGCTGGCCGACGCCTACCCGGGTGACCCCGGCGTCGTGGCCTCGCTCCTGCTCAACCCCGTCACCCTGCGGCGCGGGGAGGCCCTGTTCATCCCGGCCGGCGGCGTGCACGCCTACCTGTCGGGGATCGGGGTGGAGGTCATGGCCTCCTCGGACAACACCCTGCGCGCCGGGCTCACGGACAAGCACGTCGACGTCGACGAGGTGCTCGCCTGCGTGGACTGCGTGGCGGCGCCGCCCATCCGGCTGGCGCCGGAGACGTTTCACGGCGCCACACGCGTGTACTACGCGCCGGTGGACGACTTCGAGCTGTCGGTGACCGTGCTCGGGGAGGGGGACTGCGCCGACGGGCCGCGCCCGCTGCCCGGCCGGGGACCGCGTGTCCTCGTGTGCCTCGACGGCGCGGTGGAGGTGAGCACGGCCGACGACGTCCTCTCCCTCGGACGGGGCGAGGCGGCGTTCGTGCGCGCCGACGACGGCCCCCTGCGCGTCGCCGGCGTGGGGACCGTCGTGCAGGCGGACGTGCCCTAG